In the Prochlorococcus sp. MIT 1307 genome, one interval contains:
- a CDS encoding type II CAAX endopeptidase family protein, with the protein MGHLMRQGTSAGKVALAVLSLLLATLIWGKGLQESFSRPSVVPKLSMRQQEISLLAAPAVPNSLKPLLIGEKPKSNLRKILRDLPLDQLEDRERLILALLEPSQDVRRSTLQKTAENESLSSIQKRLLESSTDKKNTQFILNDLAKIKNDPLLYQLTCFALGGNEKTCVDGLISKSMFLRLMFSQGVPVIAVLLGSGFLIRQLWLLLRRVNASWPGLVALPLFPIDMVLLVAGGFVVLGEVLFPALVAPITETLTKDIGSPLKESLRVFLGYIAMTIPPLLILRQQLGSLKGLDLPKNGWLQWRLKPFGNGLVQASHGWLMVMPLVLLTSWLMNSLVGDQGGSNPLLELVLKSQEPLSLALLLLTTVVFAPLFEELIFRGTLLPVLAQTLGRSGGVIVSALVFALAHLSVGEFPPLVVLGLGLALLRLSSGRLFPCVLMHSLWNGVTFINLLLLG; encoded by the coding sequence CTTCTGTTGTCCCAAAGCTTTCTATGCGCCAGCAAGAAATCTCTTTGTTGGCAGCTCCTGCAGTCCCTAATTCTCTAAAGCCTTTATTAATTGGAGAGAAACCTAAAAGTAATCTTAGAAAGATTCTACGCGATCTTCCTTTAGATCAACTGGAAGATCGCGAAAGATTGATTCTTGCTTTACTTGAACCATCGCAAGATGTGAGACGTTCGACTTTGCAGAAAACTGCAGAAAATGAGTCTTTATCCTCTATTCAAAAAAGATTATTAGAAAGTTCTACTGACAAGAAGAATACACAATTCATTTTGAATGACTTAGCAAAAATAAAGAATGACCCATTGCTTTATCAACTAACTTGCTTTGCATTGGGTGGGAATGAAAAGACTTGTGTTGATGGCCTTATATCAAAATCAATGTTCCTGAGGTTGATGTTTAGCCAAGGAGTCCCGGTAATAGCGGTTCTTTTGGGTAGTGGCTTCTTGATACGTCAACTGTGGCTTTTGCTGAGGAGGGTAAATGCTTCATGGCCAGGACTTGTTGCACTACCTCTTTTTCCGATTGACATGGTGTTGCTTGTTGCAGGTGGGTTTGTTGTATTAGGAGAGGTTCTATTCCCAGCTCTAGTTGCTCCAATAACTGAAACTTTAACTAAGGACATTGGCAGTCCTCTTAAGGAGTCTTTGAGGGTATTTCTTGGTTATATAGCCATGACAATACCTCCTTTACTTATTCTTCGTCAGCAACTTGGCTCTCTTAAGGGCCTTGACCTGCCGAAAAATGGTTGGTTGCAGTGGCGGCTAAAGCCTTTTGGTAATGGATTAGTTCAGGCTTCACATGGTTGGTTAATGGTGATGCCGCTTGTATTGCTTACTAGCTGGCTAATGAACTCTCTTGTTGGGGACCAGGGGGGCAGCAATCCATTACTTGAGCTGGTTTTAAAGAGTCAAGAACCTTTGTCATTGGCTCTTCTGCTTTTGACAACTGTTGTTTTTGCACCTCTATTTGAAGAATTGATTTTTCGTGGAACTCTTCTTCCTGTTTTAGCTCAAACACTTGGCCGTAGTGGAGGAGTGATTGTGAGTGCCTTGGTTTTTGCTTTGGCTCATTTGAGTGTCGGTGAGTTTCCTCCTTTAGTGGTTTTAGGGCTTGGATTGGCGTTGCTAAGGCTTAGCTCTGGTCGTCTTTTCCCTTGTGTGCTGATGCATTCTTTGTGGAATGGAGTTACGTTCATAAATCTTCTTCTTCTTGGATAA
- a CDS encoding penicillin-binding protein 2: protein MPLSKNRPPRKPRRDRLGSVDVQLVSASRLRFVFAILAVGLLGLMSRMAWLQVFRTSELQAKARAFQIQRIQPLGARRSIVDRTGRLVALDVQRFRLWAHPNNFRFPGDASSLLRKPDDVAHKLSALISKSKNELVELIGNRVSGIRLAEGLEPEVASEIQKLGISGLELESYLQRVYPQDDLFANVVGFLNDDRIPQAGLEQSLDKTLSRGKEPVRRLRLAMDGTPLPDDLAPGVFYRDDAQLQLTLDSRLQELSAKALTDAISKWNATRGVAIVMNVMNGELLTLASTPSYNPNRFWKYSPALYKEWSVQDLYEPGSTFKPINLALALQEGVIQPDGTVNDTGIINVGGWSLRNYDFGSNGVMNFAEVLQASSNIGMVKAMQNLDPSRYWELLHRLGLNSKPQTDLPGAVAGYLKPKKEFVNKEIEPAVASYGHGFSLTPLKLAQLHALIANGGYLVSPHITRGLKGGDLPLATAADKSAPLLRPEVTRIVRGWMESVVDTGSVVGFKKINGYRIGGKTGTADKLVNGQFGGGLKVCSFVANLPADNPRYVVLVVVDEPKGGDAFGSTVAAPVAKKIIEGLLVLEKIPPSN, encoded by the coding sequence ATGCCGCTATCAAAGAATCGCCCGCCTCGTAAACCTAGACGTGACCGTTTAGGGTCAGTTGACGTTCAGTTAGTCTCAGCTTCTAGGTTGAGGTTTGTTTTTGCTATTCTTGCGGTAGGCCTATTAGGCCTTATGTCTAGGATGGCTTGGTTACAGGTATTTCGCACTTCTGAACTTCAAGCTAAAGCAAGAGCTTTTCAGATTCAAAGAATCCAGCCACTTGGTGCGAGACGTTCTATCGTTGATCGAACTGGTCGATTGGTGGCACTTGATGTTCAGCGGTTTAGGTTATGGGCACACCCTAATAATTTTCGCTTTCCTGGAGATGCCTCTTCTTTGCTTCGCAAGCCCGATGATGTTGCTCACAAGTTGTCTGCTTTAATCTCAAAATCGAAAAATGAATTAGTTGAGCTTATAGGAAATAGAGTCTCGGGTATCAGACTCGCTGAGGGACTCGAGCCTGAAGTGGCTTCTGAAATACAGAAACTCGGTATTAGTGGATTAGAACTTGAGTCCTATTTGCAACGTGTTTACCCTCAAGATGACCTCTTCGCAAATGTAGTTGGGTTTCTGAATGATGATCGGATTCCTCAAGCGGGTTTAGAACAAAGTTTAGATAAGACCCTTTCTAGAGGAAAAGAGCCAGTTCGAAGGTTGAGGCTTGCAATGGATGGCACACCTCTTCCAGATGACTTGGCACCTGGAGTGTTTTATAGAGATGACGCGCAATTGCAGTTGACACTTGATTCACGTCTTCAAGAACTGTCGGCGAAAGCTCTAACAGATGCAATCAGCAAGTGGAATGCGACGAGGGGAGTGGCAATTGTAATGAATGTCATGAATGGAGAGCTTTTGACATTAGCTTCGACTCCTTCCTATAACCCAAATCGCTTTTGGAAATATTCTCCAGCCCTTTATAAGGAGTGGTCTGTTCAAGACCTTTACGAGCCTGGGTCGACCTTTAAGCCTATTAACCTTGCTTTGGCTCTTCAGGAAGGAGTCATTCAACCTGATGGCACTGTCAATGACACAGGAATAATAAATGTTGGTGGGTGGTCTTTGCGAAATTACGATTTTGGATCTAATGGTGTGATGAACTTTGCTGAAGTCCTTCAAGCTTCCAGCAACATTGGAATGGTTAAGGCCATGCAAAACTTAGATCCATCTCGTTACTGGGAGTTGTTACATCGACTGGGCTTGAATTCGAAACCTCAGACAGATTTGCCTGGAGCAGTGGCAGGTTATTTAAAGCCAAAGAAAGAGTTTGTGAATAAAGAAATTGAGCCTGCCGTTGCTTCTTATGGCCATGGTTTTTCCTTGACCCCTTTGAAATTGGCGCAATTACACGCTCTTATTGCTAATGGCGGTTACTTAGTGAGTCCACATATAACAAGAGGACTAAAAGGCGGTGATTTACCTTTAGCTACCGCTGCTGATAAGAGTGCTCCATTGTTACGACCTGAGGTGACCAGGATTGTACGTGGATGGATGGAGTCTGTTGTAGATACGGGCTCAGTAGTTGGCTTTAAAAAAATCAATGGCTACCGAATAGGCGGCAAGACTGGTACAGCCGACAAGCTGGTTAACGGTCAATTTGGAGGTGGTCTAAAGGTTTGTAGTTTTGTCGCCAATTTACCAGCTGACAACCCTCGTTATGTCGTATTAGTTGTTGTCGATGAACCTAAAGGAGGTGATGCTTTTGGCTCCACAGTGGCGGCACCTGTTGCGAAGAAAATTATTGAAGGATTACTGGTATTGGAAAAAATTCCACCAAGCAACTAG
- a CDS encoding transaldolase, with protein MATLLEQLSSMTVVVADTGELDAIRRFKPRDATTNPSLILAAAQIPAYQHLIDEALKSSRKRIGTSAAVEEVVEEALDEICVDFGKEILKLIPGRVSTEVDARLSYDIDGTLAKARKIIGLYNEAGINNDRVLIKIASTWEGIKAAEVLEREGIHCNLTLLFGFAQAVACAEAGVTLISPFVGRILDWYKANKGKESYLGHEDPGVISVTKIFNYFKSHGYRTEVMGASFRNIEEIIELAGCDLLTISPKLLDQLKTTELPLKQKLNSANPSVKEDKVHLDKTSFASLMAEDLMAKEKLDEGIRGFSKAIETLEAQLAHRLAVLEGGSAFTHVVHEIFMLNDLDGDGCITREEWLGSDAVFDALDNDHDGRLLQNDLFSGLGAALALGKI; from the coding sequence ATGGCCACCCTTCTTGAACAGCTTTCTTCTATGACAGTGGTTGTTGCTGATACTGGAGAGCTTGACGCTATTCGCAGGTTTAAACCCAGAGATGCAACGACCAACCCTTCTTTGATTTTGGCAGCAGCTCAAATTCCTGCTTATCAGCATTTGATTGATGAGGCACTTAAGTCCTCCAGGAAAAGAATTGGCACTTCTGCAGCAGTAGAGGAGGTGGTAGAGGAGGCGCTAGATGAAATTTGTGTAGATTTTGGAAAAGAAATTCTGAAGCTAATTCCAGGTCGTGTTTCAACTGAAGTAGATGCTCGCTTGAGTTATGACATAGACGGAACACTTGCAAAAGCTAGAAAGATCATAGGCCTATATAACGAAGCGGGGATTAATAACGATCGTGTTCTTATTAAGATAGCTTCTACTTGGGAAGGAATAAAAGCTGCAGAAGTTCTCGAAAGAGAAGGTATCCACTGCAATCTTACTTTGTTATTTGGATTCGCTCAGGCAGTGGCATGTGCAGAAGCAGGGGTAACTCTTATTTCTCCATTTGTGGGAAGAATACTTGATTGGTATAAAGCAAATAAAGGCAAAGAATCGTATTTAGGACATGAAGATCCTGGCGTAATTTCCGTTACTAAAATTTTTAATTATTTTAAGTCTCATGGATATAGGACAGAAGTAATGGGAGCTAGTTTTCGTAATATAGAAGAAATTATTGAATTAGCAGGGTGTGACTTGTTGACAATTTCGCCAAAACTTCTAGACCAACTTAAGACAACAGAATTGCCTTTGAAGCAAAAACTAAATTCAGCAAACCCATCTGTTAAGGAAGATAAGGTTCATTTAGATAAAACAAGCTTTGCTTCTCTGATGGCAGAAGATCTCATGGCAAAAGAAAAGTTGGATGAAGGTATTCGTGGTTTTAGTAAAGCGATTGAGACTTTAGAAGCACAACTTGCTCACCGCCTTGCTGTTCTTGAAGGGGGATCTGCCTTTACTCATGTGGTTCATGAGATCTTCATGCTCAATGATCTTGATGGAGATGGGTGCATTACTAGGGAAGAATGGCTAGGCAGCGATGCTGTTTTTGACGCTCTTGATAATGATCACGATGGTCGATTGCTTCAGAATGATTTATTCTCAGGTCTTGGGGCTGCTTTGGCTTTAGGAAAGATATAA
- a CDS encoding geranylgeranyl reductase family protein: MRTKDVLIIGAGAAGSTAAFHLAKAGNNVTLLEQHSKENLKPCGGGMAAAVQEWFPFDLMPVVDEVINRVDFTWCLSDLVIAPLPGSSPFWIVQREKLDSFITEQAINAGAELLRPFKVTNLQKHGNYWQVTSKDGQQLEAKAVVIADGSRSPWPEMFGLGPKKQHYAFTTSVRLEGRGNIEKGTTKFEFGLVHHGFAWAFPLAKGVNVGIGSFIGQQALNSDAVLDKLLPSLGFDAKEGNRKDSLLRVWNGHSPLNGDGIVVVGDAGSLCDPFLAEGLRPALMSGYEAANSLNYWLKGDNKNLNDYTNKIQREWGDSMAWGRRISQVFYRFPKVGYQLGIKRPTAPQRIAEILSGKLGYGDIATRVIRRLLFKRT, translated from the coding sequence GTGAGAACTAAAGACGTTCTAATTATTGGGGCTGGGGCCGCTGGCTCTACCGCGGCCTTTCATCTGGCGAAAGCAGGTAATAATGTGACCCTGCTTGAACAGCACTCAAAGGAAAATTTAAAGCCATGTGGTGGTGGGATGGCGGCTGCAGTACAAGAGTGGTTTCCCTTTGATCTAATGCCAGTAGTTGACGAGGTAATCAATCGAGTTGACTTCACTTGGTGCCTCTCCGATCTGGTCATCGCTCCATTGCCTGGTTCCTCCCCTTTTTGGATCGTGCAAAGAGAAAAGCTTGATTCCTTTATTACTGAACAAGCAATTAATGCGGGCGCTGAACTTTTAAGGCCTTTTAAGGTAACAAATCTGCAAAAGCATGGAAACTATTGGCAAGTAACTAGCAAAGATGGCCAGCAACTAGAGGCAAAAGCTGTTGTCATAGCAGATGGCTCAAGATCTCCATGGCCAGAAATGTTTGGTCTAGGACCAAAGAAGCAACATTATGCTTTCACTACATCAGTACGGCTAGAAGGTAGAGGAAATATAGAAAAAGGTACTACCAAATTTGAATTTGGATTGGTTCATCATGGTTTCGCATGGGCCTTTCCTCTAGCAAAAGGCGTAAATGTAGGGATAGGTAGTTTCATCGGTCAACAGGCACTTAATAGTGATGCTGTGCTTGACAAGCTCCTACCAAGTCTTGGCTTTGATGCAAAGGAAGGGAACCGAAAAGATTCACTATTAAGAGTTTGGAATGGGCACAGCCCACTGAATGGAGATGGAATAGTTGTAGTAGGAGATGCCGGCTCATTATGCGACCCATTCCTTGCAGAGGGCTTAAGGCCTGCCCTCATGAGTGGGTATGAAGCAGCAAACAGCCTCAACTACTGGCTAAAAGGAGACAACAAGAACTTAAATGACTACACAAATAAAATTCAAAGAGAATGGGGTGACTCAATGGCATGGGGCAGAAGAATTTCTCAAGTCTTCTACCGATTCCCTAAGGTTGGATATCAACTCGGAATCAAAAGGCCAACTGCTCCACAGAGAATTGCAGAGATTCTTTCAGGGAAGCTGGGCTATGGCGATATCGCCACGCGGGTTATTAGAAGACTTCTCTTCAAGCGCACCTAA
- the frr gene encoding ribosome recycling factor, with protein sequence MSNQEVESNMRKSVDAAQRNFNTIRTGRANPSLLDRINVEYYGADTPLKSLATISTPDSQTIAIQPFDLGSLTLIEKSIATSDLGFTPNNDGKIIRINVPPLTEERRKEFCKIASKYAEEGKVSLRNIRREAIEKIKKLEKAAEISEDQSRDEQDKVQKLTDRFIAEVEKHLIEKEADILKV encoded by the coding sequence ATGTCGAATCAAGAAGTCGAATCAAATATGCGCAAGTCTGTAGATGCAGCCCAGCGCAACTTCAATACCATCCGAACTGGTAGAGCTAATCCATCTCTATTAGACCGGATAAATGTTGAGTATTACGGTGCAGATACACCTCTAAAATCTCTAGCAACAATATCTACACCTGATTCTCAAACTATTGCGATACAGCCCTTTGATTTAGGGTCCCTAACTCTTATAGAAAAAAGTATTGCAACAAGTGATCTAGGTTTCACACCAAATAACGATGGGAAAATTATTCGAATAAATGTACCGCCTTTGACAGAAGAGAGAAGAAAAGAATTTTGCAAAATTGCTTCGAAGTATGCAGAAGAAGGCAAAGTATCACTACGAAATATTAGGCGCGAGGCAATTGAAAAAATAAAAAAACTAGAAAAAGCCGCTGAAATTTCTGAAGATCAAAGTCGAGATGAGCAGGACAAAGTACAAAAACTCACTGACAGATTTATTGCCGAAGTAGAAAAGCATCTGATTGAAAAAGAAGCTGATATTCTCAAAGTGTGA
- the pyrH gene encoding UMP kinase translates to MPYARVLLKLSGEALMGKKPYGIDPAIVQSIAADVSKVVSNGTQLAIVVGGGNIFRGLKGSAAGMDRATADYVGMLATIMNAITLQDGLERAGIATRVQTAIEMKEVAEPYIRRRAIRHLEKKRVVVFGGGCGTPFFTTDTTAALRAAEINADVVFKATKVDGVYDKDPERFSDAVRYENLTYQEVLRREIAVMDSTAIALCKDNNIPIVVFNLFEPGNISKAVAGESVGSRIGNSS, encoded by the coding sequence ATGCCCTACGCGAGAGTCCTACTTAAACTCAGCGGCGAAGCGCTGATGGGGAAAAAGCCTTACGGCATAGATCCAGCAATTGTTCAATCTATTGCCGCCGATGTTTCGAAAGTGGTGTCCAATGGCACACAATTAGCAATTGTCGTTGGAGGAGGAAACATATTTCGAGGCCTAAAGGGGTCAGCCGCTGGAATGGATAGAGCTACCGCAGATTATGTGGGCATGTTGGCCACAATAATGAATGCGATCACACTTCAAGATGGTTTAGAGCGCGCGGGAATAGCCACACGAGTACAAACAGCAATAGAGATGAAGGAAGTTGCAGAACCATATATCCGTAGGAGAGCAATTCGACACCTTGAAAAAAAAAGGGTGGTTGTCTTTGGAGGTGGTTGTGGTACTCCTTTCTTTACAACTGACACAACTGCAGCTCTAAGAGCCGCTGAAATCAATGCAGATGTAGTTTTCAAAGCCACAAAAGTGGATGGTGTTTACGACAAAGATCCTGAACGTTTCTCAGATGCAGTGCGCTACGAGAATCTCACTTATCAAGAAGTACTTCGCAGGGAAATAGCTGTTATGGACAGTACAGCTATTGCTCTCTGTAAAGATAACAATATTCCAATAGTAGTCTTTAACTTATTTGAACCCGGCAACATCAGCAAAGCTGTAGCTGGAGAATCTGTCGGGTCCCGTATTGGTAATTCCAGCTAA
- the cobO gene encoding cob(I)yrinic acid a,c-diamide adenosyltransferase, protein MKDLDQHAIEIGMGGHLGEQINEDGYRKKMKRRKEVQRKRLEKRQEEKGLTIIFSGNGKGKTTAALGMALRTLGHGKRAAIIQFIKGGWQPGEAMALKIFGESISWHALGEGFTWETQDRERDKKLVSKAWEMSLHYLQDEIHSLVILDEINIAIKLGYLSLEDVLQGLNNKPPMKHVVLTGRGAKQELIDHADLVTEMKLVRHPFKEKGIKAQAGVEF, encoded by the coding sequence ATGAAAGACCTTGATCAACATGCAATCGAAATTGGGATGGGTGGTCATTTAGGAGAACAAATTAACGAAGACGGCTATCGAAAAAAAATGAAGAGGCGGAAGGAAGTGCAACGAAAAAGATTGGAAAAGAGGCAAGAAGAAAAAGGTTTAACCATAATCTTCTCTGGAAATGGCAAAGGGAAAACCACAGCTGCTCTCGGCATGGCGCTAAGAACTCTCGGTCACGGCAAGCGGGCCGCAATAATCCAATTCATCAAAGGAGGTTGGCAACCTGGTGAAGCCATGGCTCTAAAAATTTTCGGGGAGAGTATTAGCTGGCATGCTCTTGGAGAAGGCTTTACTTGGGAAACTCAAGATAGAGAGCGTGACAAAAAACTTGTATCAAAAGCATGGGAAATGTCTTTGCATTACTTGCAAGATGAAATACACAGCTTAGTAATTCTTGATGAAATAAATATCGCAATAAAGCTTGGTTACCTTTCACTAGAAGATGTCCTGCAAGGCCTAAATAACAAGCCACCTATGAAACACGTTGTACTAACAGGCAGAGGTGCCAAACAAGAACTAATTGATCATGCTGATCTTGTTACAGAAATGAAATTAGTTCGCCATCCTTTTAAAGAAAAAGGAATCAAAGCTCAAGCAGGAGTAGAATTCTAA
- a CDS encoding site-specific integrase produces MELNTELARINHDLASKGIKLRIERRETLLNIRGPLPCNTSKELVKNQRISLHLNADEDGLIEAQKMLQMVLFQLKHQQFKWEHWSKKRLAKKPTALKNAATEAVKSFKSAFFSEPSRKNSHAGSLTTWSSSYLPYLRRLVNIERKTNCNLNIELLNQTIETYSENSRSRQQCATALAALANHLDLDLPEDWRAKGNGYGLHKAHFRALPSDNSIKAAWLQIPNPKWRLVFGLMATYGLRNHEVFFSDLTGLSKDGDKVLRVLPNTKTGEHQVWPFHPSWCNEFGLEQLVNDPNSLPAINTDLTATTLQKVGRRVSEQFRRYNLPLTPYDLRHAWAVRTIHIGLPDTVAAKMMGHSVTIHNRTYHHWITRRDQQQAVDNALARINA; encoded by the coding sequence ATGGAACTCAATACTGAGCTTGCAAGAATTAACCATGACCTTGCGTCCAAAGGTATCAAGCTGAGAATTGAACGAAGGGAAACACTCCTAAATATAAGAGGTCCATTGCCATGCAATACATCAAAAGAATTAGTAAAAAACCAAAGAATAAGTCTGCATCTAAATGCTGACGAGGATGGACTAATAGAAGCCCAAAAAATGCTACAAATGGTTCTTTTTCAATTAAAGCACCAACAATTTAAATGGGAGCATTGGTCAAAAAAACGGTTAGCAAAAAAACCAACTGCATTAAAAAATGCTGCAACAGAAGCAGTCAAAAGCTTCAAATCAGCCTTTTTTTCAGAACCAAGCCGTAAAAATTCACATGCAGGCTCACTTACTACTTGGTCCTCCTCTTATTTGCCATATCTAAGGCGATTAGTAAATATTGAGCGGAAAACCAATTGTAATTTAAATATAGAGCTGCTCAACCAAACAATTGAAACATATTCAGAAAATAGCCGCAGTAGACAACAATGTGCAACAGCATTAGCAGCCTTAGCTAATCACTTAGATCTGGATCTACCAGAAGACTGGAGAGCGAAAGGGAATGGGTATGGACTACACAAAGCACATTTTCGTGCACTACCCAGCGATAATTCAATAAAAGCAGCATGGTTGCAAATTCCCAACCCAAAATGGCGCTTGGTTTTTGGATTAATGGCCACTTACGGACTTAGGAATCACGAAGTTTTCTTTAGCGATCTAACAGGGTTATCAAAAGATGGAGATAAAGTCCTAAGAGTTTTGCCTAACACAAAAACTGGGGAACACCAAGTTTGGCCCTTTCATCCCTCTTGGTGTAACGAGTTTGGATTAGAACAACTAGTCAATGATCCAAATAGCTTGCCTGCAATAAATACAGATCTAACTGCAACGACTCTGCAAAAAGTAGGTAGACGTGTTAGCGAACAATTTCGTCGCTACAACTTACCTCTCACTCCATACGATTTAAGACATGCTTGGGCTGTAAGAACTATTCACATAGGACTTCCAGATACAGTTGCAGCCAAAATGATGGGACATTCAGTGACTATTCACAACCGCACCTATCATCACTGGATAACTCGAAGAGATCAACAACAAGCTGTTGACAATGCATTAGCGAGAATCAATGCTTAA
- the hemH gene encoding ferrochelatase: protein MARVGILLMNLGGPERIQDVGPFLYNLFSDPEIIRLPISVLQKPLAWGISSLRSNKSQKAYRSIGGGSPLRRITEQQARELQSVLRQRGIEATSYVAMRYWHPFTESAVADIKADEINQVVVLPLYPHFSISTSGSSFRELRRLRDRDVEFQKVSLRCIRSWYDHPGYVRSMAELIAEQVNLCELPGNAHVFFTAHGVPKIYVEEAGDPYQKEIEACSNLIMDELEKVLGSRNPSSLSYQSRVGPEEWLQPYTEDILEKLANEGTRELVVVPISFVSEHIETLQEIDIEYRNLAKNFGIVNFRRVPALDTYPLFIQGLADLVITSLEGPEISLDDASELPAGVKLYPQEKWQWGWNNSSEVWNGRVAMILFLEFLLEVVGGNGPLHMIGLL, encoded by the coding sequence ATGGCTCGTGTAGGCATCCTTTTAATGAACCTTGGAGGACCTGAACGAATACAGGACGTTGGGCCATTTTTATATAACCTTTTTTCCGATCCAGAAATAATCAGACTACCCATCTCGGTTCTTCAAAAACCGCTTGCTTGGGGGATAAGTTCCTTGCGCAGTAATAAATCACAGAAGGCATATCGTTCAATAGGTGGTGGATCACCTCTGCGAAGAATCACTGAACAACAGGCTAGGGAATTACAAAGCGTATTACGACAGCGAGGGATTGAAGCGACTAGCTATGTCGCGATGCGTTATTGGCATCCTTTTACAGAATCGGCTGTTGCTGACATTAAGGCTGATGAAATCAACCAAGTAGTAGTACTTCCCCTTTATCCTCACTTTTCTATTAGTACTAGTGGTTCCAGTTTTCGCGAGTTGAGGCGACTACGGGATAGAGATGTTGAGTTCCAAAAAGTATCTCTTCGTTGTATTCGTAGTTGGTATGACCATCCTGGTTATGTTCGTTCTATGGCTGAGTTAATTGCTGAACAGGTCAATTTGTGTGAGTTGCCTGGCAATGCACATGTATTTTTTACTGCTCATGGGGTTCCCAAAATATATGTAGAAGAAGCTGGTGATCCTTATCAGAAAGAGATAGAAGCTTGTTCGAATCTGATCATGGATGAACTTGAAAAGGTTTTGGGCAGCAGGAATCCTTCCAGTTTGTCTTATCAAAGTAGGGTTGGTCCTGAAGAATGGTTACAACCTTATACAGAAGATATTTTGGAAAAGCTCGCTAATGAAGGGACACGTGAGCTGGTTGTGGTGCCTATTAGTTTTGTTAGTGAACATATAGAGACTCTGCAAGAAATAGATATTGAATATCGCAATCTTGCTAAGAACTTTGGCATTGTTAATTTTCGAAGAGTTCCAGCATTAGATACTTACCCATTATTTATCCAAGGACTTGCGGATCTTGTTATTACATCTTTAGAAGGACCTGAGATAAGCCTTGATGATGCTTCAGAGTTGCCTGCAGGTGTCAAACTTTATCCGCAAGAGAAATGGCAATGGGGCTGGAATAATAGTTCAGAAGTTTGGAATGGAAGAGTCGCAATGATACTTTTTCTTGAATTCTTGTTGGAAGTTGTTGGTGGTAACGGACCTTTGCATATGATAGGGCTTCTATAG